One Arthrobacter sp. FW306-07-I genomic window carries:
- a CDS encoding phage holin family protein, with translation MSSQIPEPPPSAAHVKADNASLGDLLGDVTRDLSTLMRQEVELAKAELKQSTSRAGKGAGMLAGAGVGGHFVLLFLSLALMWALGAVMALGWAALIVAVIWAIIAAVLASIGRKELKQIKGLPQTGETLSEIPPTLKPGEVNR, from the coding sequence ATGAGTAGCCAGATTCCTGAGCCGCCGCCCAGCGCGGCGCATGTGAAAGCGGACAACGCGTCCCTGGGCGATCTGCTCGGTGATGTGACCCGGGACCTGTCCACCCTGATGCGCCAGGAAGTGGAGCTGGCCAAGGCCGAACTCAAACAATCCACCTCCCGGGCCGGCAAGGGCGCAGGCATGCTCGCCGGCGCCGGCGTAGGCGGACACTTCGTCCTGCTCTTCCTCTCCCTGGCCCTGATGTGGGCCCTGGGCGCCGTCATGGCCCTGGGCTGGGCCGCGCTGATCGTCGCCGTGATCTGGGCGATCATCGCCGCAGTCCTGGCCTCGATCGGCCGCAAGGAACTCAAGCAGATCAAGGGCCTGCCCCAAACAGGCGAAACCCTCTCAGAAATTCCCCCAACCCTAAAACCAGGTGAGGTAAACCGATGA